One segment of Humidesulfovibrio mexicanus DNA contains the following:
- a CDS encoding pyridoxal-phosphate-dependent aminotransferase family protein codes for MSTQDFADLQLFITGPTFIRPEIREAGLLPEFGHRDSENNKRFTPIMAGLRALAGCGEDYHVILFNGSGSNAMEATVRSLVADGECVLNVSVGAFGDLYHKMAVVNGKKAAQLKFEPGQAIDLAKLEAALVEHKPTCVTFTHNETSTGVMNDMKAVCALVRKHGALPLVDGVSIFGGAEIDLSHSGAATYATSTQKSLALPAGFGILFVTPEAVEKAKTVKNRGFTTDIVGQLGRAQKNQTLTTPNTTLANQMAVQIDHIIHTEGIANRFSRHLKMQGMVHAFVNSLPGFELLAPEGHRSPTVTAVRVPQGMSVAQLKKVKEAMRAKGYLFDPGYGKLNTDLEEKGQRVLLRLGHMGDVTPEMVEAYLEALKPELSK; via the coding sequence ATGAGCACCCAGGATTTTGCCGATCTTCAGCTCTTCATCACCGGCCCCACGTTCATCCGCCCCGAGATTCGCGAAGCTGGCCTGCTGCCCGAGTTCGGCCACCGCGACTCCGAAAACAACAAGCGCTTCACCCCCATCATGGCGGGGCTGCGCGCACTTGCCGGGTGCGGAGAGGACTACCACGTCATCCTGTTCAACGGCTCCGGCTCCAACGCCATGGAGGCCACGGTGCGTTCGCTGGTGGCTGACGGCGAATGCGTGCTGAACGTCTCCGTGGGGGCCTTCGGCGACCTGTACCACAAGATGGCCGTGGTGAACGGCAAGAAGGCCGCGCAGCTCAAGTTCGAACCCGGGCAGGCCATCGACTTGGCCAAGCTTGAGGCGGCGCTTGTGGAGCACAAGCCGACCTGCGTCACCTTCACCCACAACGAGACCTCCACCGGCGTGATGAACGACATGAAGGCCGTGTGCGCCCTGGTGCGCAAGCATGGGGCCCTCCCGCTCGTGGACGGCGTGAGCATCTTCGGCGGCGCGGAAATCGATCTCTCGCACTCCGGCGCGGCGACCTACGCCACCAGCACGCAAAAATCCCTGGCGCTGCCTGCGGGCTTCGGCATCCTCTTCGTCACGCCCGAAGCCGTCGAGAAGGCCAAGACCGTGAAAAACCGCGGCTTCACCACGGACATCGTGGGGCAGTTGGGCCGCGCGCAGAAGAACCAGACCCTGACCACACCCAACACCACGCTGGCCAACCAAATGGCCGTGCAGATCGACCACATCATCCACACCGAGGGCATCGCCAACCGCTTCTCCCGGCACCTCAAGATGCAGGGCATGGTCCATGCCTTCGTGAACAGCCTGCCTGGTTTCGAGCTGCTGGCCCCGGAGGGGCACCGCTCGCCCACGGTCACGGCCGTGCGCGTGCCCCAGGGCATGAGCGTGGCGCAGCTCAAAAAGGTCAAGGAGGCCATGCGCGCCAAGGGCTACCTCTTCGACCCCGGCTACGGCAAGCTGAACACCGACCTTGAGGAGAAGGGCCAGCGCGTGCTGTTGCGCCTGGGCCACATGGGCGACGTGACCCCGGAGATGGTTGAAGCCTATCTTGAGGCGCTCAAGCCGGAACTGTCGAAGTAG
- a CDS encoding FAD-binding and (Fe-S)-binding domain-containing protein, translating into MPLIGPHISISDERILTRVLGLTASPEEGGFAQWPDNVRELAMSLAAELFLVRYNPFVDAGLVRESVDRKLSIARPSLSGEFPRVLASAVAGFWERYEADRAFSGELKERLAAFMPEEGIGDAPNTRIECATDATDLRLELPLFVLFPETTEQVQKIVRLADEMGFGIIPRGGGTGLTGGAIPMFARSVVLSLARFKKIIDIDPDRMLLVAQAGVITLDAIKAAAEQNLLFTVDPASKAGSTLGGNISENSGGPFAFEYGTTIDNIAWFEMVTPQGERITVRRKNHPGHKIFEGESAAFEILDETGALKDEIVLGGTEIRGAGLGKDVSNKYLGGLPGVQKEGVDGVITTCAFTLHPQPKFSRVLVLEFFGRSMKNAMLVIRDVVGLRDAIRKQGDRVKISALEEFGTKYVQAIEYKKKSTQYEGEPISVLILQLDSDDEAALADAVDAVLAIAQPYPGVDIFAARDDKEAELFWEDRHKLSAISKRTSGFKVNEDVVIPMVAIPGFAEFLENLNLVYMAKVARKALLKVRELSGIPFDDPDIDFGIERCLFILKRRTTAAELADEELASQMRLLFHELADKYPKHERELEAIYQEAQQKRIVIANHMHAGDGNCHVNVPVNSNDPEMMAQAYEAVDELFAEVLKLGGEISGEHGIGITKIGFLAQGKIDALREYKRLVDPKDVLNPGKLTQRALPVEPYTFSFNRLIGDLQKTALKDKENLIELLKNVQTCTRCGKCKQVCPMYSPARGLLYHPRNKNLSLGALTEAIYYSQVQGGEPSSELLDELRRIMEHCTACGKCKAVCPVKIDSAANALQIRSFLEYKGKGGHPIKTALLTHLAEDPAGRLPKVAKVLSLGQAAANSVLGLVPGHFRKRLESPVLQGPGPLIDLRNLAQELKLAERSIFRVPTAAFDGTVLYFPGCGAGLFSHDIGLAGVYLLLKAGVNVVLPERHLCCGYPLLSSGCTEAYNANRHRTIQEILDTLISTGRAGLKATTLVTSCGTCRESLETYDFSQELAEPLKHLDIVQFLLTRLNIPKTDSGEKLLYHAACHAEWVDVPKVKAPELYRKALADALGAQVRLSPGCCGESGMGALTSPAIYNRIRERKKEQLTADLSRPDSKRPDRDTPVLVGCPSCKIGVKRCLMQLHRKNDVLHTTEHLAERLGGAKWKRELQRMIDGGEKKGKMVSVDAGK; encoded by the coding sequence ATGCCCCTGATAGGCCCCCATATTTCCATTTCCGATGAACGCATCCTGACCCGCGTGCTCGGCCTTACCGCCAGCCCGGAGGAGGGCGGCTTCGCCCAGTGGCCCGACAACGTGCGCGAGCTGGCCATGAGCCTGGCCGCCGAACTCTTCCTTGTGCGCTACAATCCCTTTGTGGACGCTGGCCTGGTGCGCGAGAGCGTGGACCGCAAGCTCTCCATCGCCCGGCCCAGCCTCTCCGGCGAGTTTCCGCGCGTGCTGGCCTCGGCCGTGGCCGGGTTCTGGGAGCGCTACGAGGCGGACCGGGCCTTTTCCGGCGAGCTCAAGGAGCGGCTGGCCGCCTTCATGCCCGAGGAGGGCATCGGCGACGCCCCGAACACGCGCATAGAGTGCGCCACCGACGCCACGGACCTGCGCCTGGAGTTGCCGCTGTTCGTGCTGTTCCCCGAGACCACGGAGCAAGTGCAGAAGATTGTTCGCCTGGCCGACGAAATGGGCTTCGGCATCATTCCGCGCGGCGGCGGCACCGGTCTCACCGGCGGGGCCATTCCCATGTTCGCGCGCTCTGTGGTGCTCTCCCTGGCGCGCTTCAAGAAGATCATCGACATCGACCCGGACAGGATGCTGCTGGTGGCCCAGGCGGGCGTCATCACGCTCGACGCCATCAAGGCCGCGGCAGAGCAGAACCTGCTCTTCACCGTGGACCCGGCATCCAAGGCGGGCTCCACCCTGGGCGGCAACATCTCCGAGAACTCCGGCGGGCCGTTCGCCTTCGAGTACGGCACCACCATCGACAACATCGCCTGGTTCGAGATGGTCACCCCCCAGGGCGAGCGCATCACCGTGCGCCGCAAGAACCATCCCGGCCACAAGATATTCGAGGGCGAGAGCGCCGCCTTCGAGATTCTGGATGAAACCGGCGCGCTTAAGGACGAGATTGTCCTTGGGGGCACGGAGATTCGCGGCGCCGGCCTTGGCAAGGACGTGTCCAACAAGTACCTGGGCGGCCTGCCCGGCGTGCAGAAGGAGGGCGTGGACGGCGTCATAACCACCTGCGCCTTCACCCTGCACCCGCAGCCCAAGTTCTCGCGCGTGCTGGTGCTGGAGTTCTTCGGACGCAGCATGAAGAACGCCATGCTCGTCATCCGCGACGTGGTGGGCCTGCGCGACGCCATCCGCAAGCAGGGCGACCGCGTGAAGATCAGCGCTCTGGAGGAGTTCGGCACCAAGTACGTGCAGGCCATCGAGTACAAGAAGAAGTCCACCCAGTACGAGGGCGAACCCATTAGCGTGCTCATCCTGCAACTGGACTCCGACGACGAGGCCGCGCTTGCCGATGCCGTGGACGCCGTGCTGGCCATCGCCCAGCCGTACCCCGGCGTGGACATCTTCGCCGCGCGCGACGACAAGGAGGCCGAACTGTTTTGGGAGGACCGGCATAAGCTCTCGGCCATCTCCAAACGCACGTCCGGCTTCAAGGTCAACGAGGACGTGGTCATTCCCATGGTGGCCATTCCCGGCTTCGCGGAATTTCTGGAGAACCTGAACCTGGTCTACATGGCCAAGGTGGCGCGCAAGGCCCTTTTGAAGGTGCGCGAGCTGTCCGGCATCCCCTTCGACGATCCGGACATCGACTTCGGCATCGAGCGCTGCCTGTTCATTTTGAAGCGGCGCACCACCGCGGCCGAGCTGGCCGACGAGGAGCTGGCGAGCCAAATGCGCCTGCTGTTCCACGAGCTGGCCGACAAGTATCCCAAGCACGAGCGCGAGCTTGAGGCCATCTATCAGGAGGCCCAGCAGAAACGCATCGTCATCGCCAACCACATGCACGCGGGCGACGGCAACTGCCACGTGAACGTGCCGGTGAACTCCAACGATCCCGAAATGATGGCGCAAGCCTACGAGGCCGTTGACGAACTTTTCGCCGAGGTCTTGAAGCTCGGCGGCGAAATCTCCGGCGAGCACGGCATCGGCATCACCAAGATCGGCTTCCTGGCTCAGGGGAAGATCGACGCCCTGCGCGAGTACAAGCGCCTTGTGGACCCCAAGGATGTGCTGAACCCCGGCAAGCTCACCCAGCGCGCCCTGCCCGTGGAGCCCTACACCTTCTCCTTCAACCGGCTCATCGGCGACTTGCAGAAGACCGCGCTGAAGGACAAGGAGAACCTCATCGAGCTGTTGAAGAACGTGCAGACCTGCACGCGCTGCGGCAAGTGCAAGCAGGTGTGCCCCATGTACAGCCCGGCGCGCGGACTACTGTACCATCCGCGCAACAAGAACCTCAGCCTGGGCGCGCTTACCGAGGCCATATACTATTCCCAGGTGCAGGGCGGCGAGCCCTCGTCCGAGCTTCTGGACGAGCTTAGGCGCATCATGGAGCACTGCACCGCCTGCGGCAAGTGCAAGGCCGTGTGCCCGGTCAAGATCGACTCGGCCGCAAACGCCCTGCAGATACGCTCCTTCCTTGAATACAAGGGCAAGGGCGGGCACCCCATCAAGACCGCGCTCTTGACGCACCTGGCCGAGGACCCGGCGGGCCGCCTGCCCAAGGTGGCCAAGGTGCTTTCCCTGGGCCAGGCCGCGGCCAACAGCGTCCTTGGCCTGGTGCCCGGCCACTTCCGCAAGCGGCTTGAAAGCCCGGTCCTGCAGGGCCCCGGCCCGCTCATCGACCTGCGCAACCTCGCCCAGGAGCTCAAGCTCGCGGAGCGTTCCATCTTCCGCGTGCCCACGGCCGCCTTTGACGGCACCGTGCTCTACTTCCCCGGCTGCGGGGCGGGGCTCTTCAGCCACGACATCGGCCTGGCGGGCGTGTACCTGCTCTTGAAGGCCGGGGTGAACGTGGTGCTGCCGGAGCGGCACCTGTGCTGCGGCTATCCGCTGCTCTCCAGCGGCTGCACCGAGGCCTACAACGCCAACCGCCACCGCACCATCCAGGAGATTCTGGACACCCTCATCAGCACCGGGCGCGCTGGGCTCAAGGCCACCACGCTCGTCACCAGCTGCGGCACCTGCCGCGAGTCGCTGGAGACCTACGACTTCAGCCAGGAGCTCGCGGAGCCCTTGAAGCACCTGGACATCGTGCAGTTCCTGCTCACCCGGCTGAACATCCCCAAGACCGATTCCGGCGAGAAGCTGTTGTACCACGCCGCCTGCCACGCCGAATGGGTGGACGTGCCCAAGGTCAAGGCCCCGGAGCTGTACCGCAAGGCCCTGGCCGACGCCCTGGGCGCGCAGGTGCGGCTCTCGCCCGGCTGCTGCGGCGAGTCCGGCATGGGCGCGCTCACCAGCCCGGCCATCTACAACCGCATTCGCGAGCGCAAGAAGGAGCAGCTGACCGCCGACCTTTCCCGGCCCGACTCCAAACGCCCCGACCGCGACACGCCCGTGCTGGTGGGCTGCCCGTCCTGCAAGATCGGCGTGAAGCGCTGCCTGATGCAGCTGCACCGCAAGAACGACGTGCTGCACACCACAGAGCACCTGGCCGAGCGCCTGGGCGGCGCCAAGTGGAAGCGCGAACTCCAGCGCATGATCGACGGCGGCGAGAAGAAGGGCAAGATGGTCAGCGTGGACGCCGGGAAATAG
- a CDS encoding HD domain-containing protein — MAAAQPAPRTSAALDALELALRAHLAERLSREGACDPAHDLLHLERVAATAKRIARSEGADLAVIIPAAWLHDYVTVPKDDPRRSQASRLSAELACRHLRELGYASALDRGARCGHASAEELYAAIGHAIEAHSFSANIAPQTLEAKVVQDADRLDGIGAIGVARCFACAGTLNRPFYSPTDPFCTTREPDDALFTIDHFYAKLFTTAATMQTAAGRAEAEKRVEVMRRFLKELGEEI, encoded by the coding sequence ATGGCCGCCGCGCAGCCCGCCCCCCGCACTTCCGCTGCCCTGGATGCGCTGGAGCTGGCCCTGCGCGCGCACCTGGCCGAACGGCTTTCCCGCGAGGGCGCGTGCGACCCGGCCCACGACCTGCTGCACCTGGAGCGCGTGGCGGCCACGGCAAAGCGCATCGCCCGCAGCGAGGGCGCGGACCTGGCCGTAATCATTCCGGCCGCATGGCTGCACGATTACGTCACCGTGCCCAAGGACGACCCGCGCCGCTCCCAGGCCTCGCGCCTATCCGCGGAATTGGCCTGCCGCCACCTGCGGGAGCTGGGCTACGCCTCCGCCCTGGACCGGGGCGCGCGCTGCGGCCACGCCTCGGCAGAGGAGCTGTACGCGGCCATCGGCCACGCCATAGAGGCGCACAGCTTCAGCGCGAACATTGCGCCGCAGACCCTGGAGGCCAAGGTGGTGCAGGACGCCGACCGCCTGGACGGCATCGGGGCCATCGGCGTGGCGCGGTGCTTCGCCTGCGCGGGCACGCTGAACCGGCCCTTTTACAGCCCCACCGACCCCTTCTGCACCACCCGCGAACCCGACGACGCCCTGTTCACCATCGACCACTTTTATGCCAAGCTCTTCACAACCGCCGCCACCATGCAGACAGCAGCGGGGAGGGCCGAGGCGGAGAAGAGGGTGGAGGTGATGCGGAGGTTTTTGAAGGAGTTGGGGGAGGAGATTTAG
- a CDS encoding DEAD/DEAH box helicase — translation MTFDSFGLPSIVLSNIKNLGYTAPTPIQTMAIPAVLNGRDLMGLAQTGTGKTAAFLLPIIAQLLKRPEAQRRTGRKARLLVLAPTRELAEQIHEAALDLAKNTGLRSTTVYGGVSMNRQINALRNGADIIVACPGRLLDHMGQRTVDLSGIEHLVLDEADQMFDMGFFPDIKKVLAGLPRERQTMLFSATMPEAIRSLAADILKDPETLRVNHNAPTETVSHAIYPVAHHLKTKLLLEILRRNQQGSVLVFTRTKHRAKRLAENLDKAGHKSTALQGNLSQNRRKEAMDGFRSGRYRVLVATDIAARGIDVNLVTHVVNFDVPSTPETYTHRIGRTGRAERTGEAHTFVTGEDVSMVRAIERLMREPLTRKKIEGFDYNESPSAADGDFNRPIMDRRGGRRSGGYGGGYGGSREAGDRNGQRPQSRGSRPAYGAVRSEKTDKRDVDGNRVQPGDDIYASDDRGNRAPRGYGDRSGSGGYRGDRSAADGRQGQGREGNSRYGQDRSGQARSGQGGRPQGQPYRPSAPRAAE, via the coding sequence TTGACTTTCGATTCTTTCGGCCTTCCGTCCATCGTGCTTTCCAACATCAAGAACCTCGGCTACACCGCCCCCACGCCCATTCAGACCATGGCCATTCCGGCCGTGTTGAACGGGCGCGACCTCATGGGCCTGGCCCAGACCGGCACCGGCAAGACCGCCGCGTTCCTGCTGCCCATCATCGCGCAACTGTTGAAGCGCCCCGAAGCCCAGCGCCGCACCGGCCGCAAGGCCCGTCTGCTGGTGCTCGCCCCCACGCGCGAGCTGGCCGAGCAGATCCACGAGGCCGCCCTGGACCTGGCCAAGAACACCGGCCTGCGCAGCACAACCGTGTACGGCGGCGTAAGCATGAACCGCCAAATCAACGCACTGCGCAACGGGGCCGACATCATCGTGGCGTGCCCCGGCCGCCTGCTGGACCACATGGGCCAGCGCACCGTGGACCTTTCCGGCATCGAGCACCTGGTGCTCGACGAAGCGGACCAGATGTTCGACATGGGCTTCTTCCCGGACATCAAGAAGGTGCTGGCCGGGCTCCCGCGCGAGCGCCAGACCATGCTCTTTTCCGCCACCATGCCGGAGGCCATTCGCTCCCTGGCGGCGGACATCCTGAAGGACCCGGAGACCCTGCGCGTGAACCACAACGCGCCCACCGAGACCGTCAGCCACGCCATCTACCCCGTGGCGCACCACTTGAAGACCAAGCTGCTGCTTGAGATTTTGCGCCGCAACCAGCAGGGCAGCGTGCTGGTGTTCACCCGCACCAAGCACCGCGCCAAGCGCCTGGCCGAGAACCTGGACAAGGCGGGCCACAAGTCCACGGCGCTGCAAGGCAACCTGTCGCAGAACCGCCGCAAGGAGGCCATGGACGGGTTCCGCTCCGGCCGTTACCGCGTGCTGGTGGCCACGGACATCGCCGCGCGCGGCATCGATGTGAACCTGGTGACGCACGTGGTGAACTTCGACGTGCCGAGCACGCCGGAGACCTACACCCACCGCATTGGCCGCACGGGCCGCGCGGAGCGCACGGGCGAGGCCCACACCTTTGTGACGGGCGAGGACGTGTCCATGGTGCGCGCCATCGAGCGCCTCATGCGCGAGCCCCTCACCCGCAAGAAGATCGAGGGCTTCGACTACAACGAGTCTCCCAGCGCGGCTGACGGCGACTTCAACCGGCCCATCATGGACCGTCGGGGCGGCCGCAGGAGCGGCGGCTACGGCGGCGGGTACGGCGGAAGCCGCGAGGCCGGGGACCGCAACGGTCAGCGTCCGCAGTCGCGCGGCTCGCGTCCGGCATATGGCGCGGTTCGGTCCGAAAAAACGGACAAACGCGATGTGGACGGCAACCGCGTCCAGCCAGGCGACGACATCTACGCTTCCGACGATCGCGGCAACCGCGCCCCGCGTGGTTATGGCGACCGTTCCGGCAGCGGCGGGTACAGGGGCGACCGCAGCGCCGCCGACGGCCGCCAGGGTCAGGGCCGCGAGGGCAACAGCCGCTACGGCCAGGATCGCTCTGGCCAGGCTCGTTCCGGCCAGGGCGGCAGGCCGCAGGGCCAGCCGTACCGCCCCTCCGCGCCGCGCGCTGCCGAATAG
- a CDS encoding sigma-54-dependent transcriptional regulator, producing the protein MGNILIIDDDAEVRDTLLSLTRRMRMSGEAVGTLREGIVRLRRGGVDVVFLDVTLPDGNGLDALSEIKALPDSPEVIILTGRGDPDGAELAIQGGVWDYLLKPSPIKDTMLTLERALKYRTGKRGACNPVALRLEDVVGKSLPMRTCFDAVAGAAGSGASVLITGETGTGKELIARTIHVNSARASRPFVVVDCAALTETLVESTLFGHRKGAFTGADSDRVGLVKLADGGTLFLDEVGEMPLNLQKAFLRVLQERRFRPVGATNELESDFRLMAATNRDLSRMVAEGTFRSDLLYRIKTISISLPCLRDRVEDVKPLCVFRVGQLCEQYGTPLKGIDPDLFQVLEGYDWPGNVRELFNVLERAFVAAGPERTLYAMHLPQDVRIKVAKAHLGRGREADPHGAPNLAVAPGAEEAASHAPFELSLSPESAEGAASPLPQGVFDQSLKDCKEVVERAYMEALVRRARGDVQRALECSGLSRSHLYALLKKWGLSVEGPGVGS; encoded by the coding sequence ATGGGCAACATCCTCATCATCGACGACGACGCCGAAGTCCGCGACACCTTACTCTCCCTCACGCGGCGCATGCGCATGAGCGGCGAGGCCGTGGGCACCCTGCGCGAGGGCATTGTGCGCCTGCGCAGGGGCGGCGTGGACGTGGTGTTCCTGGATGTCACCCTGCCCGACGGCAACGGGCTGGACGCCCTCTCCGAGATCAAGGCCCTGCCGGATTCGCCCGAGGTCATCATCCTCACCGGCCGGGGCGACCCCGACGGCGCTGAACTGGCCATTCAGGGCGGCGTGTGGGATTATCTGCTCAAGCCTTCGCCCATCAAGGACACCATGCTCACCCTGGAGCGCGCGCTGAAGTACCGCACGGGCAAGCGCGGCGCGTGCAATCCCGTGGCTCTGCGCCTGGAGGACGTGGTGGGCAAGAGCCTGCCCATGCGCACCTGCTTCGACGCCGTGGCTGGCGCGGCCGGCTCCGGCGCCAGCGTGCTCATCACAGGGGAGACCGGCACAGGCAAGGAACTCATCGCCCGCACCATCCACGTGAACAGCGCCCGCGCCTCCAGGCCGTTTGTGGTGGTGGACTGCGCCGCCCTTACCGAAACACTGGTGGAAAGCACCCTCTTCGGCCACAGGAAAGGGGCTTTCACAGGGGCGGACAGCGACCGCGTGGGACTGGTGAAGCTGGCGGACGGCGGGACGCTGTTCCTCGACGAGGTGGGCGAGATGCCCCTCAATCTCCAGAAAGCCTTTTTGCGCGTGCTGCAGGAGCGCCGTTTCCGCCCCGTGGGCGCCACGAACGAGTTGGAGAGCGACTTCCGGCTCATGGCCGCCACAAACCGCGACCTGTCGCGCATGGTGGCGGAGGGAACCTTCCGCAGCGATCTGCTGTACCGCATCAAGACCATCTCCATCAGCCTGCCCTGCCTGCGCGACCGCGTGGAGGACGTGAAGCCCCTGTGCGTGTTCCGCGTGGGCCAATTGTGCGAGCAGTACGGCACGCCGTTGAAGGGCATCGATCCCGACCTCTTTCAGGTGCTGGAGGGCTACGACTGGCCCGGCAACGTGCGCGAGCTGTTCAACGTGCTGGAGCGCGCCTTTGTGGCCGCCGGGCCGGAGCGGACCCTGTACGCCATGCATCTGCCCCAGGACGTGCGCATCAAGGTGGCCAAGGCCCATTTGGGCCGGGGCCGCGAGGCCGATCCGCACGGCGCGCCCAACCTCGCAGTCGCGCCAGGCGCGGAGGAGGCGGCGTCCCATGCCCCTTTCGAACTGTCCCTGTCGCCGGAATCGGCGGAGGGCGCGGCCTCTCCCTTGCCTCAGGGGGTATTCGACCAGTCCCTGAAGGACTGCAAGGAGGTGGTGGAGCGCGCCTACATGGAGGCGCTGGTGCGCCGCGCCCGCGGCGACGTGCAACGCGCGCTGGAGTGTTCCGGGCTGTCGCGTTCGCACCTGTACGCCCTGCTCAAAAAATGGGGTTTGTCCGTAGAGGGCCCGGGCGTGGGCTCCTAG
- a CDS encoding FAD-linked oxidase C-terminal domain-containing protein, protein MNDALKKEFEALVGKDNVMEGESDRFSYAYDAAVLEPVLPGVVIRPETREALGRVVKLCNDNGLPITVRGSGTNLSGGTIPKQGGVVILTNALNRILEINEADLYAVVEPGVITAKFAAEVAARGLFYPPDPGSQAVSTLGGNVAENAGGLRGLKYGVTKDYVMGVDFFDVDGELVKSGSRTVKCVSGLNLTGLMVASEGTLGVFEKITLKLVPPPLAAKAMMAVFDDMSKASETVAAIIAAKIVPATLELMDNFTIRTVEDFAKAGLPVDAKALLLIEVDGHPGQVADEAEKVEAICRRQGAVRIQVAKDAEERNKVWEARRAALSALARVSPTTVLEDATVPRSKIPAMMHALDSVAAKYKLTIGTFGHAGDGNLHPTILTDRRNAEEWKRVEEAIDEIFDVALSLGGTLSGEHGIGLAKSKYLEKETSRATILFSRHLKKAVDPKGILNPGKIIGE, encoded by the coding sequence ATGAACGATGCGCTGAAGAAGGAATTCGAGGCCCTTGTCGGAAAGGACAACGTCATGGAGGGCGAGAGCGACCGCTTCTCCTACGCCTACGACGCCGCAGTGCTGGAGCCGGTGCTCCCGGGCGTGGTGATCCGGCCGGAGACCCGCGAGGCGTTGGGCCGCGTTGTCAAGCTCTGCAACGACAACGGACTGCCCATTACGGTTCGCGGCAGCGGCACCAATCTTTCCGGGGGCACCATCCCCAAGCAGGGCGGCGTGGTCATCCTCACCAACGCCTTGAACCGCATCCTTGAGATCAACGAGGCCGACCTGTACGCCGTGGTGGAGCCGGGCGTCATCACCGCCAAGTTCGCGGCCGAGGTGGCCGCGCGCGGCCTGTTCTACCCGCCGGATCCCGGCAGCCAGGCCGTCAGCACCCTTGGCGGCAACGTGGCCGAGAACGCCGGAGGCCTGCGCGGCCTCAAGTACGGCGTCACCAAGGACTACGTCATGGGTGTGGACTTTTTCGACGTGGACGGCGAATTGGTGAAAAGCGGCTCGCGCACGGTCAAGTGCGTCTCCGGCTTGAACCTTACCGGCCTCATGGTGGCCAGCGAGGGCACGCTCGGCGTGTTCGAGAAGATCACCCTGAAGTTGGTTCCGCCGCCGCTGGCCGCCAAGGCCATGATGGCCGTGTTCGACGACATGTCCAAGGCCTCGGAGACCGTGGCCGCCATCATCGCCGCCAAGATCGTGCCCGCCACCCTTGAGCTTATGGACAACTTCACCATCCGCACGGTGGAGGACTTCGCCAAGGCCGGGTTGCCCGTGGACGCCAAAGCCTTGCTCCTCATCGAGGTGGACGGGCACCCCGGCCAAGTCGCGGACGAAGCCGAAAAGGTGGAAGCCATCTGTCGGCGGCAGGGCGCCGTGCGCATTCAGGTCGCCAAGGACGCCGAGGAGCGCAACAAGGTGTGGGAGGCCCGCCGTGCGGCGCTTTCCGCCCTGGCCCGCGTTTCTCCCACCACCGTGCTGGAGGACGCCACCGTGCCCCGCAGCAAGATACCGGCCATGATGCACGCCCTGGACTCCGTCGCCGCGAAATACAAGCTCACCATCGGCACCTTCGGCCACGCGGGCGACGGGAACCTGCACCCGACCATCCTCACCGACCGCAGGAACGCCGAGGAATGGAAGCGCGTGGAGGAGGCCATCGACGAGATATTCGACGTGGCGCTCTCCCTCGGCGGCACCCTTTCGGGCGAGCACGGCATCGGCCTGGCCAAGAGCAAGTACCTGGAGAAGGAGACCAGCCGCGCCACCATCCTGTTCTCCCGCCACCTCAAGAAGGCCGTGGACCCCAAGGGCATTCTGAATCCCGGCAAGATCATCGGGGAGTAG